The following proteins come from a genomic window of Brevibacillus antibioticus:
- the ilvA gene encoding threonine ammonia-lyase IlvA produces the protein MHTVRVEDIVVANHALKDVVEKTPLQKNKGLSERYGCNVYLKREDLQIVRSFKIRGAYHFMRNLSTMERERGVVCASAGNHAQGVAYSCNHLQIKGTIFMPATTPRQKISQVKLFGGSYVEVVLIGDTFDDSFAEAMKYCIQEDRTFVHPFDDPLVVAGQGTVGLEIMNDLEEPADFVFMSIGGGGLAAGVGTYVKGISPNTQIIGVEPAGAASMQAALEQNDVVTLDEIDKFVDGAAVKQVGQLTMSICQELLDDIVLVPEGKVCTTILELYNSNAIVVEPAGALSIAALDYYRDQIAGKNVVCVISGGNNDIDRMQEIKERSLLHEGLKHYFVINFPQRAGALREFMEKVLGPHDDITRFEYTKKNNKENGPALVGIEMKCKDDYQPLVSRMKQHGIRYVEITHDPYLFNLLI, from the coding sequence ATGCATACGGTCAGAGTGGAAGACATCGTAGTAGCCAATCACGCATTGAAAGACGTGGTGGAGAAGACGCCATTGCAAAAAAACAAAGGACTGTCTGAGCGCTACGGCTGCAACGTGTATTTGAAAAGGGAAGACTTGCAGATCGTTCGTTCCTTCAAAATCCGCGGTGCTTATCATTTCATGCGGAATCTTTCGACAATGGAGCGGGAGCGTGGTGTCGTTTGTGCAAGTGCGGGCAATCATGCGCAGGGTGTAGCCTACTCGTGTAACCATTTGCAAATCAAGGGAACGATCTTTATGCCAGCGACGACCCCACGTCAAAAAATATCGCAAGTCAAGCTGTTTGGCGGCTCCTATGTAGAAGTTGTATTGATCGGTGACACCTTCGATGATTCTTTCGCAGAGGCGATGAAGTATTGCATTCAGGAAGATCGGACCTTTGTCCATCCATTTGACGATCCATTGGTGGTAGCTGGACAAGGAACAGTCGGATTGGAGATTATGAATGATTTGGAAGAACCAGCTGATTTCGTCTTTATGAGTATCGGCGGAGGTGGATTGGCAGCGGGTGTGGGAACGTACGTAAAAGGCATCAGCCCGAACACACAGATCATTGGGGTGGAGCCAGCAGGAGCAGCTTCGATGCAAGCCGCTCTGGAGCAAAATGATGTTGTCACCTTAGATGAAATTGACAAGTTTGTCGATGGTGCAGCCGTCAAGCAAGTGGGGCAGCTAACGATGAGTATTTGTCAGGAGCTGCTGGATGACATCGTGCTGGTCCCGGAAGGCAAGGTATGCACAACCATTCTGGAGTTGTATAACAGCAATGCCATCGTCGTAGAACCTGCAGGTGCCCTGTCGATTGCTGCTCTCGATTACTACCGGGATCAAATCGCCGGGAAAAACGTAGTGTGTGTCATCAGCGGTGGAAACAACGACATTGACCGGATGCAAGAGATCAAGGAACGCTCCCTGCTGCATGAGGGCTTGAAGCACTATTTTGTCATCAATTTCCCACAGCGTGCCGGAGCCTTGCGAGAGTTTATGGAAAAAGTACTGGGACCACATGATGATATCACACGCTTTGAGTATACGAAAAAGAACAACAAAGAAAATGGCCCAGCGCTGGTTGGGATTGAAATGAAATGCAAAGACGACTATCAGCCGCTAGTCAGTCGGATGAAGCAGCACGGTATCCGCTATGTAGAGATTACGCATGATCCGTATTTATTTAATTTGCTGATTTAG
- the rlmD gene encoding 23S rRNA (uracil(1939)-C(5))-methyltransferase RlmD, producing MTTYKKEQDASIRVGQQMTLTIKSLGINGEGIGYFKRKIVFVEGALPGEVVHAEVTEAREKYATARLLRVVEKSASRTNPPCPVYAECGGCSLQHMDYAAQLASKQEIVIESLRKYARLNQPPVSPTIGMDNPWSYRNKAQFQVGKENGKLIAGLYQTGSHQLVNLEGCQVQHEATTKIVQTAKQIIEELGIPVYDEKKRTGVIRTIVARVAFATGETQLTLVTATPEIPRVKELILELRTKLPELVGIAQNVNNQKTSLVFGDKTISLWGKASIAEKLGELSFDLSARAFFQLNPEQTQKLYNQVKTAAGLTGKELVLDLYCGTGTIGLWLAPYAREVRGIELIPEAVEDAHRNAQRNQASNASFHVGRAEVLMPKWAKQGTRPDVVVVDPPRTGLDDALIRSLLDVQPKKIVYVSCNPSTLAKDVGKLMQRYELKSVQPVDMFPHTAHVESVTLLTLK from the coding sequence ATGACAACATATAAAAAAGAACAAGACGCCAGCATCCGTGTCGGCCAGCAAATGACGCTCACGATCAAGAGCTTGGGCATTAATGGCGAAGGGATCGGCTATTTTAAAAGAAAAATCGTTTTCGTAGAGGGTGCTCTCCCAGGCGAGGTCGTCCATGCGGAGGTGACTGAGGCAAGAGAAAAATACGCGACCGCGCGACTTTTACGAGTCGTTGAAAAATCAGCATCTCGCACGAATCCCCCCTGCCCGGTCTATGCGGAGTGTGGCGGATGCAGCTTGCAGCACATGGATTATGCCGCACAGCTCGCGAGTAAGCAGGAAATCGTCATCGAGTCACTGCGCAAGTATGCTCGACTGAATCAGCCACCAGTCTCCCCTACGATTGGTATGGATAATCCGTGGTCGTATCGCAATAAAGCACAGTTTCAGGTGGGTAAGGAAAATGGTAAGCTCATCGCTGGACTGTATCAAACAGGCAGCCACCAGCTCGTCAACTTGGAAGGCTGTCAGGTGCAGCATGAAGCGACAACGAAAATCGTCCAAACAGCGAAGCAAATTATCGAAGAGCTCGGGATTCCGGTCTACGACGAGAAAAAACGGACGGGCGTTATCCGCACGATCGTCGCTCGTGTCGCTTTTGCTACGGGTGAAACGCAATTAACACTTGTAACGGCTACCCCAGAAATTCCACGGGTGAAAGAACTGATTTTGGAGCTCCGTACGAAACTGCCCGAGCTGGTAGGAATCGCGCAAAACGTAAACAACCAAAAAACGTCACTCGTTTTTGGTGACAAGACCATATCCTTATGGGGCAAAGCTTCCATCGCTGAAAAGCTAGGTGAGCTGTCCTTCGACTTGTCGGCTCGTGCCTTCTTCCAATTGAATCCCGAGCAGACGCAAAAGCTGTACAATCAAGTGAAAACGGCTGCTGGACTGACCGGAAAAGAGCTCGTGCTCGATTTGTATTGTGGTACCGGAACGATTGGCTTGTGGCTCGCTCCTTATGCCCGCGAGGTTCGCGGGATCGAGCTGATTCCTGAGGCTGTCGAGGATGCCCATCGTAATGCACAGCGTAACCAAGCGTCGAATGCCAGCTTTCACGTGGGTCGTGCCGAGGTCTTGATGCCGAAATGGGCCAAGCAAGGGACTCGACCGGATGTCGTCGTAGTCGACCCGCCGCGGACTGGGCTGGATGATGCGCTGATTCGTTCTTTGTTGGATGTGCAGCCGAAGAAGATTGTGTATGTGTCTTGTAATCCTTCTACGCTGGCGAAGGATGTTGGGAAGCTGATGCAGCGGTATGAATTGAAGAGTGTGCAGCCGGTGGATATGTTTCCGCATACGGCGCATGTGGAGAGTGTGACGCTTTTAACGTTGAAATAG
- a CDS encoding sensor histidine kinase: MSLRNKILLSFIALLTLNILLFKFVFQDIIVAQLKNDRHNQYQAEKEAAEKVMLNQLLLVSNFKDPVERLELDKQLPDDVMYRMVVKDANGNTIYSKTSRAYNLKMPSPSSSSRGESAKQSDLKVVAEYHFQQEPPRVGEIVVYFYTDDYDMMATTGVSMMLLFIYGSISLVGLILLALFVRWILRPVNELSRVTQEIQEGKRLVTFTYRSHDEFGQLFRYFGDMVDELRLAEERQAEMIASIAHDFRTPLTTIKGYASYIGSGRVADMTKIQKQMGKIELKTTDLEKLLDELQDFTTQSSEVRLDINRIHVKSFLRGIIEDYLPRIKEAGLTFQWKLRISNELHIEADETKLRRVMENLMNNAIHYNKPDGSIYLTCDQREGHVLFTVIDKGEGIATEDLPKIFTKFYRTEKSRNRNSGGTGLGLTICKSIVRLHGGDLRVNSELGMGSSFSFTIPFFHG, encoded by the coding sequence ATGAGCTTACGCAATAAAATTTTACTCTCCTTCATTGCCTTGCTCACACTCAATATTTTGTTGTTTAAATTTGTTTTTCAAGACATTATTGTCGCTCAACTCAAAAATGATCGGCATAATCAGTACCAGGCTGAGAAGGAAGCCGCAGAGAAGGTCATGCTCAATCAACTGCTTCTCGTCAGTAATTTCAAGGACCCAGTCGAACGCTTGGAGCTTGATAAGCAGTTGCCAGACGACGTGATGTACCGAATGGTCGTGAAGGATGCTAATGGTAACACCATCTACAGCAAAACATCACGCGCCTATAATTTGAAAATGCCTTCTCCCTCCTCATCAAGCCGTGGCGAATCTGCCAAGCAAAGTGACCTCAAAGTGGTCGCTGAGTACCATTTTCAGCAGGAGCCACCGCGTGTAGGGGAGATCGTTGTTTATTTCTACACAGATGATTACGACATGATGGCGACAACAGGGGTTTCCATGATGCTTTTGTTTATTTACGGAAGCATTAGTCTGGTGGGATTGATTCTGCTCGCTTTGTTCGTTCGCTGGATACTACGACCCGTGAACGAATTATCGCGCGTCACCCAAGAAATCCAGGAAGGGAAGCGGCTGGTCACTTTTACGTATCGCTCGCATGATGAGTTTGGGCAACTCTTTCGATATTTCGGGGATATGGTTGATGAGCTTCGTTTAGCGGAAGAAAGACAGGCCGAAATGATTGCTTCAATCGCCCACGACTTCCGCACACCTCTTACCACGATCAAAGGGTATGCGTCATATATCGGCTCTGGTCGTGTGGCGGATATGACCAAAATACAGAAACAGATGGGCAAAATCGAGCTAAAAACGACGGACTTAGAAAAGCTGCTGGATGAGTTGCAGGACTTCACCACCCAAAGCTCCGAAGTTCGACTCGACATTAACCGCATTCATGTCAAAAGCTTCTTGAGAGGAATCATTGAGGACTATTTGCCAAGAATCAAAGAGGCAGGCCTCACCTTTCAATGGAAGCTGCGCATCTCCAATGAACTACACATTGAAGCGGATGAGACCAAGCTGCGCCGTGTCATGGAAAACTTGATGAACAACGCCATTCACTACAACAAGCCCGATGGCTCCATTTACCTTACTTGTGATCAGCGAGAAGGACATGTCCTTTTTACTGTCATCGACAAAGGTGAAGGAATCGCTACTGAAGATTTGCCGAAGATTTTCACCAAGTTTTATCGGACGGAAAAATCACGAAATCGCAATAGCGGCGGTACAGGCTTAGGCTTAACGATTTGCAAGAGCATCGTCCGGCTTCATGGCGGAGATCTCAGGGTAAACAGTGAACTGGGAATGGGAAGCAGTTTCTCCTTCACCATCCCCTTCTTCCACGGGTAG
- a CDS encoding S24 family peptidase, whose product MSYSETLALMVKKSGLTLKEIVEKCEEHGVKITPAYISRLQTGKQAPASEEVNTALAKVCGGDVERLLYEGYLEKAPEFIKELIGTSIKYLKDVALSIARNQYTDFRLQMHEQMLNGLSDIEFLKSHSNLFENWSDISSSHIMLDPSNKDERFFTNPYSGIKMQDNSMEPTIPEGANIHISENDKINSGDIVLIVFKDNSSLVRRYFLIRDEDGHEVTSIVFTCDNPAFSPIIEHNPAQIKMFKATSIDFP is encoded by the coding sequence ATGAGCTATAGTGAAACACTTGCTCTTATGGTGAAAAAAAGCGGACTAACATTAAAAGAGATTGTAGAAAAATGTGAAGAGCATGGTGTAAAAATCACACCAGCTTATATCAGTAGATTGCAAACAGGGAAGCAGGCTCCTGCCTCCGAAGAAGTTAATACAGCTCTGGCAAAAGTATGTGGAGGCGATGTGGAACGCCTTCTATATGAGGGATATTTAGAGAAAGCACCAGAATTCATTAAAGAACTAATAGGAACAAGTATTAAATATCTAAAAGATGTAGCTTTATCAATTGCTAGGAATCAATACACCGATTTTAGATTACAAATGCATGAGCAAATGCTTAATGGCTTATCAGATATAGAATTCTTAAAATCTCATTCAAATCTGTTTGAAAATTGGTCTGACATTAGCAGTTCACACATTATGCTAGACCCTTCGAATAAAGATGAACGCTTTTTTACAAATCCCTATTCAGGCATTAAAATGCAAGATAATTCAATGGAACCGACGATACCTGAAGGTGCAAATATCCACATTTCTGAGAATGATAAAATAAACAGCGGAGATATTGTTCTTATAGTATTTAAAGATAACTCATCTCTAGTAAGGAGGTATTTTCTCATTCGAGATGAAGACGGCCATGAAGTTACTAGCATAGTTTTTACATGTGATAACCCTGCATTCTCTCCAATTATCGAACACAATCCTGCTCAAATTAAAATGTTTAAAGCTACTTCGATTGATTTCCCCTAG
- the yhfH gene encoding protein YhfH, which produces MTPITTFFRNLEAKCCAACGQMIHEQAESYATECTPCQEHASFDAYKYYHQKR; this is translated from the coding sequence ATGACGCCGATCACTACTTTCTTTCGCAATCTCGAAGCAAAATGCTGTGCTGCTTGCGGCCAGATGATCCACGAACAAGCAGAATCGTATGCAACAGAATGCACGCCATGCCAAGAGCACGCATCCTTTGACGCTTACAAGTACTATCATCAAAAACGCTAA
- a CDS encoding cytochrome P450 translates to MNITITGPKGLPISGNLMAFRRSPLQFIRDAVEEHGEVVHFRFGPSRHIYLLTNPDHIKEVLVSKQAHFRKGKGLQAARPVVGDGILTSEGKKHLRQRRLMQPAFHRERIANYGEVMVRQAVDLMADWKTGELRDIHSDMMKVTLAIITETMFGKTVKEGADQIGHAIDVGLKYVANKGSSFIDIPLSVPTKGNREFLESSELLDKTIYSLIEARRNSEGEEHKDLLGMLLAARDEDDGEGMTDEQVRDEVMTIFVAGHETTANTMSWIFYLLATYPEVEKKLHDELSTVLCEKLPTVEDLPQLKYTNLIVQETLRLYPAAWTINREVVEEVEIGGHTYKPGETLMMSQFVMHRNPRYYEQPEQFIPERFDSDLLKRNPAYAYFPFGGGPRVCIGNNFALMEAALLLATIAQRYRLRLAEPNQTVEPEPLVTLRPKNGLPMRLEKR, encoded by the coding sequence ATGAATATCACGATCACCGGTCCAAAAGGCCTTCCGATCTCAGGGAATTTGATGGCATTTCGCAGATCGCCGCTTCAGTTTATCCGCGACGCTGTAGAAGAGCATGGAGAAGTCGTCCATTTTCGCTTCGGTCCTTCCCGCCATATTTACCTGTTAACGAATCCGGATCACATCAAAGAGGTTTTGGTCAGCAAGCAGGCGCATTTTCGGAAAGGGAAAGGATTGCAGGCGGCACGACCTGTCGTAGGGGATGGGATTCTCACCAGTGAAGGAAAAAAGCACCTGCGACAACGGAGGCTTATGCAGCCAGCTTTTCATCGAGAACGTATCGCCAACTACGGGGAGGTAATGGTCCGGCAAGCAGTGGATCTCATGGCGGATTGGAAAACCGGAGAGCTTCGCGATATTCATTCAGACATGATGAAAGTAACCCTTGCGATCATTACAGAGACGATGTTCGGCAAAACCGTCAAGGAAGGCGCCGATCAGATTGGACATGCCATTGATGTTGGTTTGAAGTACGTGGCAAACAAAGGCTCCTCTTTTATCGACATTCCGTTGTCCGTACCTACCAAAGGCAATCGGGAGTTCCTGGAGTCGAGTGAGCTGCTGGACAAAACGATCTACTCCTTGATCGAAGCTCGGCGTAATAGCGAAGGAGAGGAGCATAAGGACTTGTTGGGGATGCTTTTGGCAGCGCGTGATGAAGATGATGGGGAAGGAATGACAGACGAGCAGGTGCGCGATGAGGTCATGACCATTTTTGTAGCTGGCCATGAGACGACGGCGAATACCATGTCATGGATTTTCTATTTGCTGGCTACATATCCCGAGGTGGAGAAAAAGCTGCATGACGAGCTGTCGACGGTTCTGTGTGAAAAGCTGCCGACAGTCGAGGATCTTCCCCAGCTGAAGTATACGAATCTCATTGTACAGGAAACGCTGAGGCTCTACCCTGCGGCCTGGACGATTAACCGGGAAGTGGTAGAAGAGGTTGAGATCGGCGGTCACACATACAAGCCTGGCGAAACACTGATGATGAGCCAATTTGTCATGCACCGTAACCCACGCTATTATGAACAGCCTGAACAATTCATTCCAGAGCGTTTTGACAGCGATCTCTTAAAACGAAATCCAGCTTATGCTTATTTCCCGTTTGGCGGCGGGCCGCGTGTTTGTATCGGGAACAACTTTGCTTTGATGGAGGCAGCTTTGCTACTGGCGACGATCGCACAGCGATATCGACTACGACTGGCTGAACCGAATCAGACAGTAGAGCCTGAGCCGTTGGTTACCTTGCGTCCCAAGAACGGACTACCGATGCGTTTGGAGAAGAGATAG
- a CDS encoding helix-turn-helix domain-containing protein, giving the protein MINKATNIEEYPLVLTANHIAEIIGVSKRVAYEVMEKSGFPLIRIGRCKRVTREALFKWLNEQYT; this is encoded by the coding sequence ATGATCAATAAAGCGACAAACATAGAAGAATATCCATTGGTGTTAACCGCAAATCATATTGCTGAAATTATCGGTGTTTCGAAAAGAGTGGCTTATGAAGTTATGGAGAAATCGGGTTTTCCATTGATACGTATAGGACGTTGCAAGCGTGTTACGAGAGAAGCATTGTTCAAGTGGTTAAATGAGCAGTACACCTAG
- a CDS encoding replication initiation factor: MILKGFDTLEFGLNIERYETSLRPHLDIFKKSKEEAQETGVERTIILNNVSLTVHRTGKRFYPYRLSCDDFIIFFADKELKTNPPVFVHFLSGYIWSFGLAGAYQNFTEWFKCFTDSYYRNQVSRADICTDSDLVTFKQIDTKGVITRARKKEDCFVSGEYSNGRRFSGFRVGIGGPLLARIYNKTMEIQKSGKDWFKQIWREHGWDEDKDVWRIEFQLRREVLKEFSIHTIDDLLEKENGLWAYLTREWLTIRQPTRDNVSRWKIKRKWAVIQKAGMEYEASPLTRELVKQGSMKQLLDQGAGILLSIAAVGNHDSIEDTAKLFQSWAEIGLNKKNTSFQEEKERRRKKYLFND; the protein is encoded by the coding sequence TTGATCTTAAAAGGTTTTGACACTCTTGAATTTGGTTTAAACATTGAAAGATATGAAACTAGTCTCAGACCGCATTTAGACATCTTCAAAAAATCTAAGGAGGAGGCTCAAGAGACAGGAGTAGAAAGGACTATAATTTTGAACAACGTTTCATTAACCGTTCATCGTACTGGTAAACGATTCTATCCTTACAGATTGTCATGTGATGACTTTATCATTTTTTTCGCTGATAAGGAATTGAAAACGAATCCTCCGGTTTTTGTACACTTTTTATCAGGATACATTTGGTCATTTGGCTTAGCTGGTGCTTATCAAAATTTTACTGAATGGTTTAAATGTTTTACGGATTCCTACTATCGAAATCAAGTCTCACGTGCGGATATATGCACTGATAGTGATTTGGTAACATTTAAACAAATCGATACCAAGGGGGTGATAACAAGGGCGAGAAAAAAGGAAGATTGTTTTGTTAGTGGGGAATACAGTAACGGAAGAAGGTTCAGCGGATTCCGAGTTGGTATAGGTGGTCCATTACTAGCACGAATCTATAATAAAACGATGGAGATTCAAAAGTCTGGGAAGGACTGGTTTAAACAAATTTGGCGAGAGCATGGATGGGATGAAGATAAAGATGTATGGCGAATTGAATTTCAACTTCGCCGCGAGGTCTTAAAGGAATTCTCTATTCACACGATAGATGACTTGTTGGAGAAGGAGAATGGTTTGTGGGCATACCTGACTCGTGAATGGCTGACAATTAGGCAACCGACACGAGACAACGTCTCCCGTTGGAAAATAAAACGGAAGTGGGCTGTTATTCAAAAAGCAGGTATGGAGTATGAGGCATCACCATTAACCAGAGAACTAGTTAAACAAGGCAGTATGAAGCAGTTATTAGATCAGGGGGCAGGTATACTACTTTCAATTGCTGCTGTAGGGAACCATGATTCAATTGAAGATACAGCCAAGTTATTTCAATCCTGGGCTGAGATCGGTTTAAACAAAAAAAATACGTCTTTCCAAGAAGAGAAAGAACGTAGAAGAAAAAAATACTTATTCAATGATTAG
- a CDS encoding site-specific integrase, with protein sequence MKGYFRKRGSLWSFTVDIGRKPDGSRYQKTKGGFKTKREAEQACAELITQLTKGDYLEPSKKTVQEAMEAWLQTILQSTLRISTYENYSKAILKRIIPALGNLKLKDVHADHIQSFYLTLVKEGLSPEYIRYLHSILKSFFTYQVRLQNITKNAVALAVPPRIGRKEQRTWSIKEAVRFLEVAKEDNQTYYIVYLLALYTGLRRGEILSLRWKDCDLNQGKISVCHTLYYSNQQFHFLEPKTSRSNRLVSIPDTVVGVLKSYRLQQEIHKREMGSAYEDYDLIAANEIGQPINPRSLTGHFRRMIQKASVPKIRFHDTRHTHATILLKLGEHVKIVSERLGHSNAAMTMNVYSHVTSDMQKEAARKFETALKINSGDLEGTDG encoded by the coding sequence ATGAAAGGTTACTTTCGTAAGCGCGGTAGTCTTTGGTCGTTTACAGTGGACATTGGAAGAAAGCCGGATGGTTCAAGATACCAGAAGACAAAAGGCGGTTTCAAAACCAAGAGAGAGGCTGAACAAGCGTGTGCTGAATTGATCACGCAGCTAACTAAGGGAGATTATCTGGAACCTAGTAAAAAGACGGTACAGGAAGCTATGGAAGCATGGCTACAGACTATATTACAGTCAACTTTGCGTATCTCAACCTATGAGAATTACTCTAAGGCAATATTGAAACGAATAATCCCTGCTTTGGGAAATTTGAAACTAAAAGACGTTCATGCTGATCATATTCAATCTTTCTATTTGACGTTGGTGAAAGAAGGACTGTCTCCAGAATATATTCGGTATCTGCATTCCATATTAAAGAGTTTTTTTACGTATCAAGTCAGATTACAGAACATTACGAAAAATGCAGTCGCACTTGCTGTTCCACCGAGGATCGGACGTAAAGAACAAAGGACGTGGTCAATTAAAGAAGCCGTCCGTTTTTTAGAAGTGGCTAAAGAGGATAACCAGACCTACTACATTGTGTATCTATTAGCTTTGTATACAGGGCTTAGAAGGGGAGAGATATTATCACTACGTTGGAAGGATTGCGATCTGAATCAGGGGAAAATTAGCGTTTGCCACACGCTGTATTACTCTAACCAGCAATTTCATTTCTTAGAGCCTAAAACGAGCCGTTCAAATCGACTGGTGTCCATACCTGACACTGTGGTCGGGGTATTAAAGTCTTATCGTTTACAACAGGAGATACACAAAAGAGAAATGGGGAGTGCATACGAAGATTACGACTTGATAGCTGCAAATGAAATTGGTCAACCAATTAATCCACGAAGTCTAACAGGACATTTTCGGCGAATGATACAAAAGGCGAGTGTTCCAAAAATTCGTTTCCATGATACTAGGCATACTCACGCAACGATTCTCTTGAAGCTCGGGGAGCATGTCAAAATCGTTTCAGAACGTTTGGGGCATTCAAACGCAGCGATGACGATGAATGTGTATAGTCATGTGACAAGTGACATGCAAAAAGAGGCAGCAAGGAAATTTGAGACAGCGTTAAAAATCAATAGTGGTGATTTGGAGGGAACAGATGGCTAA
- a CDS encoding response regulator transcription factor — MKDHILIVDDNLEIIELLEDILENEGFTVSSAESGEDALSLLSQGERPNLILLDIMMPNMSGYELCSQIRREWDLPILFLSAKGKAVDKVVGFEIGADDYITKPFDTEELLARIRAHLRRYERIRKHTEEQPEKETASSPITVLKFKDLEIHKETYSVYVCNQKIELSTKEFQLLTFLAENAGIVFTREQIYDRVWGYGYGSLNTVTVHIKNLREKLETERQFIKTQWGTGYVFIGEKL, encoded by the coding sequence GTGAAAGATCACATTTTAATTGTCGATGACAATCTGGAAATTATTGAACTGCTAGAAGACATTTTGGAGAACGAAGGCTTCACCGTTTCCTCCGCAGAGAGCGGAGAAGATGCACTCTCCCTGCTCAGCCAAGGAGAGCGACCCAACCTGATCCTTTTGGATATTATGATGCCCAACATGAGTGGCTACGAGCTCTGCTCTCAAATTCGCCGTGAGTGGGATTTGCCTATACTGTTTCTCAGTGCAAAAGGAAAAGCGGTAGATAAGGTAGTCGGCTTCGAAATCGGCGCAGACGATTACATCACGAAGCCTTTTGATACAGAAGAGCTGCTCGCTCGCATTCGTGCCCACCTTCGTCGCTATGAGCGCATTCGCAAACATACCGAAGAGCAGCCTGAGAAGGAAACAGCCTCTTCTCCAATTACAGTTTTGAAATTCAAGGACCTGGAAATTCATAAAGAAACGTATTCCGTTTATGTATGTAATCAAAAGATTGAGCTCTCTACAAAAGAATTTCAACTGCTCACATTCCTCGCAGAAAACGCGGGCATCGTTTTTACTAGAGAGCAAATTTATGACCGTGTCTGGGGATATGGTTATGGCTCGCTCAATACAGTGACCGTCCATATCAAAAACCTCCGTGAAAAGCTGGAAACAGAACGGCAGTTCATCAAAACACAATGGGGGACAGGCTACGTATTTATCGGGGAGAAGCTTTAA
- a CDS encoding biotin transporter BioY gives MRNERLRWLLLSAIFAAMTAVLSQVTIPLPLIPITAQTLAVGLTATILGKRYGTLALVIYVLLGAVGLPVFSEAKGGLQILVGKSGGYIFGFIATAYVTGLYLEKTRFTLKNAIIANIIGMFVTLAFGAVQLKYVMDIPWDKAVAFGVTPFLIVGVVKAVLASLIGIKVRERLIASRLLRTDQPITR, from the coding sequence ATGAGAAACGAACGCTTGAGATGGCTATTGCTCTCTGCCATCTTTGCTGCAATGACTGCGGTATTGTCGCAGGTGACTATTCCTTTGCCGTTGATTCCGATTACCGCGCAGACGTTAGCAGTAGGGCTGACGGCGACCATTTTGGGAAAACGATACGGGACACTGGCTTTGGTTATTTACGTTTTGCTCGGTGCAGTCGGATTGCCTGTATTCAGTGAGGCAAAAGGCGGATTGCAAATATTGGTCGGAAAATCCGGCGGGTACATATTTGGGTTTATTGCAACCGCTTATGTGACCGGACTCTACTTGGAGAAAACAAGATTCACCTTGAAAAACGCCATCATCGCCAATATCATTGGCATGTTTGTCACACTCGCTTTTGGTGCTGTTCAGCTCAAATACGTCATGGACATTCCTTGGGATAAAGCTGTCGCTTTTGGTGTAACGCCTTTCCTTATTGTAGGGGTTGTCAAAGCAGTTCTGGCTTCTTTGATTGGCATCAAGGTACGCGAGCGACTGATTGCTTCTCGTCTGTTGCGCACAGATCAACCTATTACACGATAA
- a CDS encoding C40 family peptidase, with protein sequence MRKVVLSLFMAGLLAMGAGAAQAAEENSLGEVVSDLYGTPYKSSGSSKKGFDCSGFTRYVFDALGVDLPHNSASQYELGTEVDRKELQPGDLVFFNTNGHSISHVGIYIGDGTFVHSESGRGVVNTKLNDPYYWSKRYVGAKRLSVPVLAKAEIPKKEKAVQAASLPEKPAQK encoded by the coding sequence TTGCGCAAGGTGGTTTTATCTTTATTTATGGCTGGATTGCTTGCTATGGGGGCAGGCGCTGCACAGGCTGCTGAGGAGAATTCTCTGGGTGAAGTAGTCAGCGACTTGTACGGTACCCCTTACAAATCTTCCGGCTCGTCCAAAAAGGGCTTTGACTGCTCCGGTTTCACGCGCTACGTATTTGATGCGTTAGGTGTAGATCTACCTCACAATTCTGCTTCCCAGTACGAATTAGGTACAGAGGTTGACAGAAAAGAATTGCAGCCAGGCGATCTCGTATTCTTCAATACGAACGGTCACAGCATTTCTCACGTGGGTATCTACATTGGAGACGGCACATTCGTGCACTCGGAATCTGGTCGTGGAGTCGTCAACACCAAGTTGAACGATCCATACTACTGGAGCAAGCGTTATGTAGGCGCCAAGCGTCTGAGCGTTCCTGTTCTAGCGAAAGCAGAAATTCCGAAAAAGGAAAAAGCGGTGCAAGCTGCATCGTTGCCGGAAAAACCAGCTCAAAAATAG